The Thermoproteales archaeon sequence ATAGCCCAGACAACATCTATCTTTCTATCCTCTTCCAATAGCTTTTTGAGCATGTCAGTTGTGAAACCTTTAAAGCCTTTACTACCATCATCCGTTGTTATGTAAAGCTCATCACTAACTTTTCTCATTTCATTCTCGTAAACCAGTAAATTCGCCGATTTGGCGCCTATTATCGATATTATATAATTCCCAGCTTTTTTAAGAGCACGCGCTATAGGATAAAGCGCTGGAACTCCTACACCCCCACCTACCATTACAACGGTTCCATAATTTTCAATGTGCGATGGGTTTCCCAAGGGGCCTGCAACATAGAAAAGCTTGTCACCAGCTTTCTTCTTACCTATTTTTATGGTAGTAACTCCTATTTCCAAGAATACTAAACGAATCCACCCCTCTTTATCATCCCAATCAACTAGTGTTAAAGGTATTCTCTCCCCCTTTTCATCAGCCATAACTATAACGAATTGCCCTGGCTTAGCTGCTTTTGCTATGAATGGAACGTAAACGTCCATCTCCTTTATCTTAGGAGCGAGCTCAGAATTTTTTAAGATTTGATACTTACTGTACATTTTTAGTTCACCTATTTACCCATATTTATTTGCTTTTACCAGAAAATTAACATGTTAAACTATTAATATAAAGTTTATCTTATCCTTTATAACAAAAATTTTGAAATATTGCTATAAATTCCTAAATATATTTTTTCGATATAGAAATAAAACATGATTTTGTTCATTATTCCATAAAACTTAAATCGGAAATA is a genomic window containing:
- a CDS encoding sulfide/dihydroorotate dehydrogenase-like FAD/NAD-binding protein, which translates into the protein MYSKYQILKNSELAPKIKEMDVYVPFIAKAAKPGQFVIVMADEKGERIPLTLVDWDDKEGWIRLVFLEIGVTTIKIGKKKAGDKLFYVAGPLGNPSHIENYGTVVMVGGGVGVPALYPIARALKKAGNYIISIIGAKSANLLVYENEMRKVSDELYITTDDGSKGFKGFTTDMLKKLLEEDRKIDVVWAIGPAIMMKVCSAVTRNYGVKTIVSLNSLMVCGMGMCGACRITVGGETKFTCVDGPEFDGHLVDWNELLLRLNMYRKEEEYALKIKKL